The segment TTCGAGGCGAGGAACGAGACGGCGTGGCCGATCTCCTCCGCCGTGCCCCAGCGCTTGAGCGGCAGCTGCGCCTGCACCTCCTTGACCCATGCGTCGTCGAACTGGCCCTGCGCCAGCAGCTCGTGGAACATGCCCGCGTCGATCACGCCGACCAGCACGCTGTTGGCGCGGATGCCGTGGCGGCCCTCCTCCTTGGCGATGCCGCGCACCAGCGACTCGTTGGCGGCCTTGGGCGCCACCGACAGGCCGTCGCGCGGCGGCCAGTAGAGGTCGCCCGCCGATCCGAGATGGACGAAGGCGCCGCCGCCCTCGGCGCGGAAATGCGGGATCAGCGACTGGGCCGCGGCGAAGAAGCCGTTCACCTCCACCGCGATCGCGCGCTTCCACTTCTCCAGCGGCGTCTCGGACAGGTGGAGCTGGTCGACCAGCGGGCCCGCCGCCCAGACCAGCGCATGGACCCGGCCATGCGCGGCGATCGCGGCGTCGCGCGCGGCGTCGATCGTCGCGGGATCGGTGGCGTCGACCGGATGGAGCGTCACCGTCCGGCCATGGCCGCGCAGTTCCTCGGCCAGCGCCTCGGCGGCGTCGCGCTTGCTGCGGAAGCAGAGCGCGAGATCGCTGCCGTCGCGGGCGAGCGCGCGCGCCGACGCGGCGCCGAGTCCGCCCGTGGCGCCCAGCACCATGGTCGCGCCCCTCGGAAATATCTGCTCGCTCAAATTCGCCTCTCCTTCGGTCGTCTCGGTCCGCAATGTGCGGTTCTGTATCGGTTGTCTGCATGAATTGCAGATTCATATGGCTAAATCAACACGCATAGCTTGACATATTGGCGTGAAATGTCGAGGCTTGCGTAGCAGAGCCGGGGAACAGCCGGCCGTCGACGGAGGGATCGAATGGCAAGACTCGCAGGCAAGGTAGCGATCATCAGCGGCGCGGCACAGGGCATGGGCGCGGCGACCGCACGCCTGTTCGCGGCCGAAGGGGCGAAGGTCGTCATCGGCGACGTGCTCGACGAGAAGGGCCGCGCGGTCGCGGCCGAGCTCGGCGCCGACGTCGCGCTCTACCAGCATCTCGACGTGCGCGAGGAGGAGCAGTGGGCGGCGATCGTCAAGGCCGCCGTCGATCGGTTCGGCAAGCTCGACATCCTCGTCAACAACGCCGCCGTCACCCATTTCGGCGCGTCGGAGGAGCTGCGCAAGGAGGATGCGGAGCGCGTGCTCGGCATCAACCTGATCGGCACGATGATGGGCGTGAAGCATGCGGTGCCCGCGCTCAAGGCCAATGGCAGGGGGGTGATCGTCAACATCTCCTCGGTCGACGGCTTGCGCGGCTGCAACGGCCTGGTCGCCTATACCGCCAGCAAATGGGCGGTGCGCGGCATCACCAAATCCTATGCCTATGAATTCGGCCCGCTCGGCATCCGCGTCGTCTCGATCCATCCGGGCGGCGTCAACACCGAGATGGGCAATCCGGGGCACGAGTCGGTCGAGACCGTCAATGCCCGCTCGTTCGGCCGGGTGCCGCTGCAGCGGATCGGCGAGCCCGAGGAGATCGCCCGCGCGACCCTGTTCGTGTGCAGCGACGAGGCGAGCTACATCTCGGGCGCCGAGATCGCCGTCGACGGCGGCTGGACCGCGGGCCATTACGAGCCGGCGCTGCCCGGCTGCCCCGACCATCTGAGGGGCTGACCGTGGCGGCGCTCGACGGCAGGACCGCGATCGTCACCGGCGCGGGGCAAGGCGTCGGGCGCGGCATCGCCCTGGCGCTGGCGGCGGCCGGCGCGCGGGTCGCGGTGGTCGGTCGCACCCTCGACAAGGTGGAAGGCGTCGCGGCCGAGATCGGCGCCGCCGCCCGCGCCTTCCGCTGCGACGTCAAGGACGCCGCGTCGATCGACGCGCTGGTCGCGGCGGTGGCGGGCGCGTTCGGCGGCATCGACATCCTCGTCAACAATGCGCAGGAGGTGCCGCTCGGCCCGCTCGCCGAGGTCAGCGACGAAGCCTTCGCCGCCGGCTTCGAGTCGGGCCCGCTCGCCAGCTTCCGGCTGATGAAGGCGTGCCACCCGCATCTGAAGGCGTCGGGCCAGGGCGTGATCGTCAACCTCGCCACCTCGGCCGCGGTCCGCTGGGACATGAGCGGCTATGGCGCCTATGCCGCGGTGAAGGAGGCGACCCGCATCCTCACCCGGGCGGCGGCGGCCGAATGGGGCGTCGACGGGATACGGGCGCTGACGATCGCGCCGCATGCCGATTCGCCGGGGCTCAAGGCCTGGATCGAGGGCCGGCCCGAGGAGGCGGAGGCCTTCTTCCGCACCATCCCGTTGCGCCGCATCGGCCGGTGCGAGGAGGATATCGGCCGGGCGGTGGCGGCGCTGTGCGGCCCCGAATTCGGCTATTTCACCGGCGCCACCGTCCCGCTCGACGGCGGGCAGGCCAATTTCGACTGAGGGGACCGGGATCATGAGCATCGCCTTCACCCCCGTGACGGTCGGCCCCGTCACCCTGCCCAACCGCTTCATCCGCTCGGGCGCGAACGAGATGATGACGCTGCGCTCGATCCCGACCCGGTCGCTGCTCGAATTCCACCGCCGGCTGGCGGCGGGGGGCGTCGGCATGACCACGCTCGCCTATATCGCGGTGTCGCCCGACGGGCGGACCTTCGCCGGGCAGGGCGTGCTCGACGCCGCGAGCGTGCCGCATTATCGCGCGATCGCCGACGCGGTGCATGCGGAGGGCGCGCTGATCTCCGCGCAGATCACCCATGGCGGCAGCTTCGTCCAGCACAAGGAGCTGTCGACCCCGCGCGCCATGTCCTCGTCGGGCGGCATCGACAAGATGGGCGTGCTGATGGGCCGCTTCTTCCAGCGACGGATGACCCGCGCCGACATGGACATGGTCCGCGACGAGTTCGTCGCCGCGGCGCGGCTGGCGGTCGAGGCCGGGTTCGACGCGGTCGAACTGCACATGGGCCACGGCTATCTGCTCAACCAGTTCATCTCGCCGCTCTCGAACAAGCGGCGCGACGCCTATGGCGGCAATGCCGGGAAGCGGGTGCGCTTCCCGGCCGAGGTGCTGGCGGCGGTCAAGCGCGCGGTCGGCGACCGGATCGCGGTGCTCGCCAAGATCAACCTCTATGACGGCGCCAAGGGCGGCGCCACGGTCGAGGACGGCATCGTCACCGCCCGCGCGCTGGAGGCGGCCGGGGCCGACATGCTGGTGCTGTCGGGCGGGCGCAACATCGAATCGAGCTACGTCATGTTCTCGAGCCCGCTGCCCTATGACGACCTCGCGAAGATGCAGGGCGGCTGGCTCGCCAAGCTTCAGTTCAAGCTGCTCAAGATGGCGACGCCGAAGACGGTCCGCTTCTCCGAGCTCTATTTCCTCGATGCCGCGCGGCGGGTGCGCGCGGCGGTCGGGTGCCGGCTCGGCTATCTCGGCGGGGTGCTGTCGCTGCCGGCGGCCGAGCAGGCGCTGAACGAGGGCTTCGACGCGGTCGTCATGGCGCGCGCGCTGGTCCATGATCCGGCGCTGGTCGCGAAGTGGCGCGCCGACCCTGCCCATCGCTCGGCCTGCAACGCCTGCAACCGCTGCGTCGCGGCGATGTACGGCGGCGCGGGCACCTATTGCACCGAGACGGGCAACGCCATCGATATCAGGCTCAACGGCCTCCATGCAGGAGAGGAATGGACGGATGCTGCTTAAGGACAAGGTGATCGTGATCAGCGGCGTCGGGCCCGGCATGGGCCAGTCGCTCGCCAGGATCGCGGCCGCGGAGGGCGCCAAGGTCGGCCTCGGCGCGCGCAACAAGGCCTTCCTCGACGAGGTGGCGGCCGACATCCGGGCGAAGGGCGGGGAGGCGATCGCGCTGCCCACCGACGTCACCAGCGCCGAGCAGTGCCAGGCGCTGGCGAAGGCCACGCTCGACGCGTTCGGCCGCATCGACGGGCTGATCAACTCGGCCTACGCCCATGGCGAATGGAAGCCGACCGACATCGCCAATGTCGAGGAATATGCCGACGTCTTCAACGTCAACTGCGCCGGCGCGCTGCGCATGGCGCAGGCCTGCCTGCCCGGGCTGAAGGCGTCGAAGGGGGCGATCGTCAACGTCTCGACCATGTCGAC is part of the Rhizorhabdus wittichii RW1 genome and harbors:
- a CDS encoding short-chain dehydrogenase/reductase SDR (PFAM: short-chain dehydrogenase/reductase SDR); the protein is MARLAGKVAIISGAAQGMGAATARLFAAEGAKVVIGDVLDEKGRAVAAELGADVALYQHLDVREEEQWAAIVKAAVDRFGKLDILVNNAAVTHFGASEELRKEDAERVLGINLIGTMMGVKHAVPALKANGRGVIVNISSVDGLRGCNGLVAYTASKWAVRGITKSYAYEFGPLGIRVVSIHPGGVNTEMGNPGHESVETVNARSFGRVPLQRIGEPEEIARATLFVCSDEASYISGAEIAVDGGWTAGHYEPALPGCPDHLRG
- a CDS encoding short-chain dehydrogenase/reductase SDR (PFAM: short-chain dehydrogenase/reductase SDR; KR), which encodes MVLGATGGLGAASARALARDGSDLALCFRSKRDAAEALAEELRGHGRTVTLHPVDATDPATIDAARDAAIAAHGRVHALVWAAGPLVDQLHLSETPLEKWKRAIAVEVNGFFAAAQSLIPHFRAEGGGAFVHLGSAGDLYWPPRDGLSVAPKAANESLVRGIAKEEGRHGIRANSVLVGVIDAGMFHELLAQGQFDDAWVKEVQAQLPLKRWGTAEEIGHAVSFLASKRAGYTTGQQLAVAGGYGV
- a CDS encoding short-chain dehydrogenase/reductase SDR (PFAM: short-chain dehydrogenase/reductase SDR; KR), which gives rise to MQERNGRMLLKDKVIVISGVGPGMGQSLARIAAAEGAKVGLGARNKAFLDEVAADIRAKGGEAIALPTDVTSAEQCQALAKATLDAFGRIDGLINSAYAHGEWKPTDIANVEEYADVFNVNCAGALRMAQACLPGLKASKGAIVNVSTMSTVNPFPGEGAYSAGKGGMNALTRHMAKDFGRHGIRVNVTRMGWIGGAPVWGHIDREVAAGRDRDEVIGEITQRIPIGIIPPEEDCAKAVLFMVSDYSKVVSGASLDVNGGQYMAP
- a CDS encoding NADH:flavin oxidoreductase/NADH oxidase (PFAM: NADH:flavin oxidoreductase/NADH oxidase); this translates as MSIAFTPVTVGPVTLPNRFIRSGANEMMTLRSIPTRSLLEFHRRLAAGGVGMTTLAYIAVSPDGRTFAGQGVLDAASVPHYRAIADAVHAEGALISAQITHGGSFVQHKELSTPRAMSSSGGIDKMGVLMGRFFQRRMTRADMDMVRDEFVAAARLAVEAGFDAVELHMGHGYLLNQFISPLSNKRRDAYGGNAGKRVRFPAEVLAAVKRAVGDRIAVLAKINLYDGAKGGATVEDGIVTARALEAAGADMLVLSGGRNIESSYVMFSSPLPYDDLAKMQGGWLAKLQFKLLKMATPKTVRFSELYFLDAARRVRAAVGCRLGYLGGVLSLPAAEQALNEGFDAVVMARALVHDPALVAKWRADPAHRSACNACNRCVAAMYGGAGTYCTETGNAIDIRLNGLHAGEEWTDAA
- a CDS encoding short-chain dehydrogenase/reductase SDR (PFAM: short-chain dehydrogenase/reductase SDR; KR), whose translation is MAALDGRTAIVTGAGQGVGRGIALALAAAGARVAVVGRTLDKVEGVAAEIGAAARAFRCDVKDAASIDALVAAVAGAFGGIDILVNNAQEVPLGPLAEVSDEAFAAGFESGPLASFRLMKACHPHLKASGQGVIVNLATSAAVRWDMSGYGAYAAVKEATRILTRAAAAEWGVDGIRALTIAPHADSPGLKAWIEGRPEEAEAFFRTIPLRRIGRCEEDIGRAVAALCGPEFGYFTGATVPLDGGQANFD